From Megalobrama amblycephala isolate DHTTF-2021 linkage group LG24, ASM1881202v1, whole genome shotgun sequence, the proteins below share one genomic window:
- the igfbp6b gene encoding insulin-like growth factor-binding protein 6b, protein MENLRPRRKMSFLSNLTPVVLLLIVHCGSWSLAGRLGPHKNCLTCKDGQSSGTGRASRDPAGSASTTMLALGEPCGVYTLSCAKGLRCVPPPREPSPLQALLQGRGFCAKQSRTSPTEKPRPTGAHPSHSGEIEKAPCRKLLNTVLRGLELTIFQSDRDIYIPNCDTRGFYRKKQCRSSKGMQRGSCWCVDEMGTTVPPRAGEDGILPCDGE, encoded by the exons ATGGAGAACCTGAGACCCAGACGCAAGATGTCTTTCCTTTCCAACTTGACACCCGTTGTCCTGTTGCTGATCGTCCACTGTGGATCCTGGTCTCTGGCGGGTCGTTTGGGCCCCCACAAAAACTGCCTGACCTGCAAAGACGGGCAATCCTCGGGCACGGGCCGGGCCTCCAGGGACCCGGCCGGGTCGGCCAGCACGACCATGTTGGCGTTGGGGGAGCCCTGTGGTGTGTACACCCTGAGCTGTGCCAAGGGGCTTCGCTGCGTGCCCCCTCCGCGTGAACCCAGCCCCCTTCAGGCTCTGCTGCAGGGCAGAGGCTTCTGCGCCAAACAGAGCAGGACGAGTCCCACCGAGAAGCCCCGCCCCACAG ggGCACATCCTTCACACAGTGGTGAAATAGAAAAG GCTCCATGTCGTAAGCTGCTCAACACTGTCTTGCGAGGTCTCGAGCTCACCATTTTCCAGTCTGATCGTGACATCTACATCCCGAACTGTGACACGCGTGGGTTCTACAGGAAAAAGCAG TGTCGGTCCTCTAAGGGCATGCAGCGCGGCTCCTGCTGGTGCGTCGACGAGATGGGCACCACCGTGCCGCCACGTGCCGGGGAGGATGGTATTTTACCATGTGATGGAGAGTGA
- the pip4k2ca gene encoding phosphatidylinositol 5-phosphate 4-kinase type-2 gamma, producing the protein MMASLGNTGSASSPMVMLAPKTKTKKKHFVQQKVKVFRASDPMLSVFMWGVNHSINDLNQVPVPVMLLPDDFKANTKIKVNNHLFNKENLPGHFKFKEYCPQVFRNLRERFGIEDLDYQVSLARSAPMRGDGQGEGLLFTSYDRTLIVKHISSEEVADMHNILSEYHQHIVKCHGSTLLPQFLGMYRVTVESEDTYLIVMRNMFSHRLVVHRKYDLKGSLVDREASDKEKVKELPTFKDVDFRNNMQKVYVTEEQKEKIMEKLNRDVEFLVKLKIMDYSLLLGIHDVARGEREEEEAEEPCCEDDTDPENGLAPAAQVGSYGTSPEGIAGYMNNFKPLGPGEFDPYVDVYAVKSAPGAPQREVYFMGLIDVLTQYDTKKKAAHAAKTVKHGAGAEISTVHPEQYAKRFREFISNIFA; encoded by the exons ATGATGGCGTCTCTCGGTAACACCGGCAGCGCCTCCAGCCCGATGGTCATGCTCGCCCCCAAAACCAAGACCAAAAAGAAACATTTCGTGCAGCAGAAGGTGAAAGTGTTCCGAGCGAGCGACCCGATGCTTAGCGTGTTCATGTGGGGCGTTAATCATTCG ATAAATGATTTAAATCAAGTTCCAGTGCCCGTCATGCTGCTCCCTGACGACTTCAAAGCCAACACCAAAATTAAAGTGAACAACCATCTCTTCAACAA GGAGAATCTTCCAGGCCATTTTAAATTTAAGGAGTACTGTCCGCAAGTTTTCAGGAACCTCAGGGAGCGATTTGGAATTGAAGATCTTGATTACCAG GTGTCCCTGGCCCGCAGTGCGCCCATGAGAGGAGATGGACAGGGAGAAGGTCTTCTCTTCACGTCCTATGACCGTACGCTGATAGTGAAGCACATCTCCAGTGAAGAAGTAGCCGACATGCATAACATTCTGTCCGAATATCACCAG CATATAGTGAAGTGTCATGGCAGTACACTTCTCCCTCAGTTTTTGGGCATGTACCGTGTTACGGTGGAGAGTGAGGACACGTACCTGATCGTCATGAGGAACATGTTCAGCCACAGACTCGTTGTCCACAGGAAATACGACCTGAAG gGTTCCCTGGTGGATCGTGAGGCCAGTGACAAAGAGAAG GTGAAAGAGCTGCCCACTTTTAAAGATGTGGATTTCAGAAATAACATGCAGAAGGTGTATGTGACGGAGGAACAGAAAGAGAAGATTATGGAGAAGCTAAACCGAGATGTAGAG TTCCTGGTGAAGCTGAAGATAATGGACTACAGCCTGTTGCTGGGCATCCACGACGTGGCACGTGGCGAGCGGGAGGAAGAGGAGGCCGAGGAGCCCTGCTGTGAAGATGACACTGATCCTGAGAACGGCCTTGCTCCGGCGGCACAGGTTGGCTCTTACGGCACGTCTCCGGAGGGCATCGCCGGTTACATGAACAACTTCAAACCCCTGGGCCCTGGAGAATTTGACCCTTACGTTGATGTATACGCTGTCAAAAGCGCCCCAG GAGCGCCGCAGAGGGAGGTGTATTTCATGGGCCTCATTGATGTGTTGACGCAGTACGACACTAAGAAGAAAGCTGCCCACGCAGCAAAGACCGTTAAACATGGC GCTGGTGCTGAAATATCTACAGTTCATCCAGAGCAGTATGCCAAACGATTCCGCGAATTCATCTCCAACATTTTTGCGTAA
- the gpr182 gene encoding G-protein coupled receptor 182 has translation MTYDLHNSSYDFYNGTPWFVYDCTIHLDEDGRRIALFLLYLVLFMVGLAENTVVVWVNWRRRHSANGVLFCVINVSLSDLMVIFTMPFFMLEVTMDKVWLWGRFLCKVTHLVYVINFYSSSLFLAFMTLERYLSLTRRNAPACFPPQHKRRWLLCAGIWLLSFVLALLENVHVDLLEWDEPGCYMVPEQYYTEWFVSVSFLCLIFQFLGPASVIITCNILIARAVRSAPDIQNRRDVWLVHLYSLVFVACWLPYHLVLFLLTVDDLDPHLFSCNTVGVLYFSFSLVQCLSLFHCIANPILYNFLSKSFRNNLINAVISRISSPPASTPANAVADNTGNTAVKERKLSNTSTSHSDIGA, from the coding sequence ATGACGTACGATCTACACAACTCGTCGTACGACTTCTACAACGGCACACCGTGGTTTGTCTACGACTGCACCATCCACCTAGATGAGGATGGCCGACGTATCGCTCTTTTCCTGCTTTACCTGGTGCTGTTCATGGTAGGGTTGGCCGAGAACACAGTGGTGGTTTGGGTGAACTGGCGAAGGCGGCATTCAGCGAATGGCGTTCTGTTCTGCGTCATCAACGTGAGCTTGTCCGACTTGATGGTGATCTTCACCATGCCCTTCTTCATGCTAGAGGTGACTATGGACAAGGTTTGGCTGTGGGGCCGCTTCCTTTGCAAGGTCACGCACCTCGTGTACGTCATCAACTTCTACAGCAGCTCCCTCTTCCTGGCCTTCATGACTCTGGAGCGATACTTGTCCCTGACACGTCGCAATGCACCCGCCTGCTTCCCTCCACAGCACAAACGCCGCTGGTTGCTCTGCGCCGGGATCTGGCTCTTGTCGTTTGTGCTGGCCTTGCTGGAGAACGTCCATGTTGACCTGTTGGAGTGGGATGAACCGGGCTGCTATATGGTTCCTGAACAGTACTACACGGAGTGGTTCGTCTCCGTTTCCTTTCTTTGCCTGATATTCCAATTCCTGGGGCCGGCATCCGTCATCATCACCTGTAACATCTTGATCGCCCGAGCCGTCCGCTCAGCTCCGGACATCCAGAATCGCCGGGACGTGTGGTTGGTGCACCTGTACTCGCTGGTCTTTGTGGCCTGCTGGCTACCCTACCATTTGGTGTTGTTCTTGTTGACAGTGGACGACTTGGATCCGCACCTGTTCTCCTGCAACACGGTCGGTGTGCTGTACTTCTCATTTAGCCTCGTGCAATGCTTGTCGCTCTTTCACTGCATCGCCAACCCAATCCTTTACAATTTTCTCAGTAAGAGCTTCCGCAACAATCTAATAAATGCAGTGATCAGCCGCATCTCTTCACCGCCGGCCAGCACGCCGGCTAACGCAGTAGCCGACAACACAGGCAATACAGCGGTGAAAGAGCGGAAGCTCAGTAACACAAGCACGAGTCACTCCGACATTGGCGCGTGA